The Salinibaculum sp. SYNS191 genome has a window encoding:
- a CDS encoding DUF7344 domain-containing protein: MTRTDDTRGDRGRARLDALFACLANGDSRRILGFLYDQAPDSLTQRDLASHLVNCPTGRDADADTTVSQALLRVRHTLVPKLDAAGLVVPEPDHGTVALSDHPAFEDRGIVDVISGEEDADADSLDALFRVLSVGRRRTALDVLSHEFQEIHVETLAREIAATERGVAGQAVPGEDVAAIRQTLFHVHLPLMDDAGVVEYDPDARTVAYAGHPALRVPWMHSVLGPHFRALVTTDSTPREMGHIQGREDVISYGQWLGERTEEELFCMFTHNDMLESGCFRRVIDAAAQGVDVYIGTYDTTVRNYVREHAPEVTLWEPRMNWLNLPVEGNRVGRLILSDRRAVMLGTIKTETDEGVPEEKAIVGEGADNTLVVMIRQMLDGHLDQIDEQYSELAPTLPF; the protein is encoded by the coding sequence ATGACACGTACCGATGACACGAGGGGGGATCGGGGGAGGGCGCGCCTCGACGCGCTCTTTGCCTGTCTCGCGAACGGCGACAGCCGCCGGATTCTCGGCTTCCTCTACGACCAGGCACCCGACTCTCTGACACAGCGGGACCTCGCATCGCATCTCGTCAACTGCCCGACCGGCCGCGACGCGGACGCAGACACCACGGTGTCGCAGGCACTTCTCAGGGTCCGACACACGCTCGTCCCGAAGCTCGATGCAGCGGGGCTGGTCGTGCCGGAACCCGACCACGGGACGGTCGCACTCTCCGACCACCCCGCCTTCGAGGACCGGGGCATCGTCGACGTCATCTCGGGCGAGGAGGACGCCGACGCGGACTCCCTCGACGCGCTGTTTCGCGTTCTCAGTGTCGGTCGTCGTCGCACCGCTCTCGACGTGCTGAGCCACGAGTTTCAGGAGATTCACGTCGAGACGCTGGCACGCGAGATCGCCGCGACCGAACGCGGCGTCGCGGGACAGGCGGTTCCCGGCGAGGACGTGGCGGCGATTCGCCAGACGCTCTTTCACGTCCACCTCCCGCTGATGGACGACGCGGGTGTCGTCGAGTACGACCCCGACGCCCGGACGGTCGCGTACGCGGGACATCCCGCACTGCGCGTGCCGTGGATGCACTCCGTCCTCGGTCCTCACTTCCGGGCACTGGTGACCACCGATTCGACCCCGCGGGAGATGGGCCACATCCAGGGCCGCGAGGACGTCATCTCCTACGGGCAGTGGCTCGGCGAGCGGACGGAGGAGGAACTGTTCTGTATGTTCACGCACAACGACATGCTCGAATCGGGGTGTTTCCGTCGCGTCATCGACGCTGCCGCACAGGGCGTGGACGTCTACATCGGCACGTACGATACGACCGTGCGCAATTACGTCCGCGAGCACGCCCCCGAGGTCACGCTGTGGGAACCCCGGATGAACTGGTTGAACCTGCCCGTCGAGGGCAACAGAGTGGGTCGCCTGATACTCTCCGACCGACGCGCGGTCATGCTCGGGACCATCAAGACGGAGACCGACGAGGGCGTTCCCGAGGAGAAAGCCATCGTCGGCGAGGGCGCGGACAACACGCTGGTCGTCATGATTCGGCAGATGCTCGACGGCCACCTCGACCAGATCGACGAACAGTACAGCGAACTCGCTCCCACGCTCCCCTTCTGA
- a CDS encoding HalOD1 output domain-containing protein, with protein sequence MSQPPDSPNRDAAFVYDQGPDERASAAVVAAVAEATGESPLEMARLGTVVDTDALNILFDSTSDDPSPTTFTFEYCDVDVTVTPSEVLVDS encoded by the coding sequence ATGTCACAGCCACCAGATTCACCGAACCGAGACGCGGCGTTCGTGTACGACCAGGGACCAGACGAGCGAGCGAGTGCTGCGGTCGTCGCCGCGGTCGCTGAAGCCACCGGAGAATCCCCGCTCGAGATGGCGCGACTCGGCACGGTCGTCGACACGGATGCGCTGAATATTCTCTTCGACAGCACGAGCGACGACCCGTCGCCGACGACCTTTACCTTCGAGTACTGTGACGTCGACGTCACGGTGACGCCGTCCGAGGTTCTCGTGGACTCGTGA
- a CDS encoding helix-turn-helix domain-containing protein: MASDGTARLREFTFSLHYEETEDDVMRLFHDHSDLSASAIDVCTGARSYLRVLQISGPSDAVERAEAAFRERAHGPESVQPRQDTSPGTAFPLATGSGDRTLYIPVEHEATTETVQTIVCSQLGAGTLADVHYHDGVESWRLLMPSDDQVGLVYDRISAALRDGVRFELGHIGDAVEWDGLGVLEADVSGVQEQALVEAVARGYYQRPREVTIDELAAELDVPQSTLSYRLRMGEATLVKQYVGMTLGDESTPDE, translated from the coding sequence ATGGCCTCTGACGGCACCGCGCGGCTGCGGGAGTTCACCTTCTCGCTGCACTACGAGGAGACCGAGGACGACGTCATGCGGCTCTTTCACGACCACTCGGACCTGTCGGCGTCGGCCATCGACGTCTGCACCGGCGCTCGGTCCTATCTCCGCGTGCTCCAGATTAGCGGCCCGAGCGACGCCGTCGAACGCGCAGAGGCGGCGTTTCGAGAGCGCGCACACGGCCCCGAGAGCGTGCAGCCACGCCAGGACACGTCGCCGGGAACGGCCTTCCCGCTCGCGACCGGGTCGGGCGACCGGACGCTCTACATCCCCGTCGAACACGAGGCGACCACCGAGACGGTCCAGACAATCGTCTGCTCGCAACTCGGGGCCGGCACGCTGGCCGACGTCCACTACCACGACGGCGTCGAGTCCTGGCGACTGCTGATGCCCTCCGACGACCAGGTGGGGCTCGTCTACGACCGGATATCCGCCGCGTTGCGCGATGGCGTCCGGTTCGAACTGGGTCACATCGGCGACGCCGTCGAGTGGGACGGGTTGGGAGTCCTCGAAGCCGACGTCTCGGGCGTGCAGGAACAGGCACTCGTCGAGGCGGTGGCACGCGGGTACTACCAGCGGCCCCGCGAGGTCACCATCGACGAACTCGCCGCGGAACTCGACGTCCCACAGTCGACGCTGTCGTACCGTCTCCGGATGGGCGAGGCCACCCTGGTCAAACAGTACGTCGGCATGACGCTCGGCGACGAGTCGACTCCCGACGAGTGA
- a CDS encoding ZIP family metal transporter, producing MPNIDTTDASVERPGPTRHRVATGLGLAAVLVFVAALGGGLLYGRTKLVGIVLFAFVAMVAGVGIQQYSVLDTPLRRLWAYGLTSGAMLASAAALLAPKAILQHPEYGGFAIAFGYLSGYAGHELGHHLSHRSLPVNGTVAELTVHAMLAGSIMGVVYGTLPSLTPLFGYGIVAHKLPAGFSGAETLDRDDLPLVVMALPAAAVGLVAIPLSISTPALGSVIKALFYGVSTGVFAHVAIDMIPECSGGGSGHGHGEVACGPQPDTQRRHAVFSTLSGAGALFVVWQVLAAI from the coding sequence GTGCCCAATATAGACACGACAGATGCATCGGTCGAGCGTCCCGGACCGACGCGGCATCGAGTCGCGACCGGCCTCGGCCTCGCAGCCGTCCTCGTCTTCGTCGCAGCCCTCGGCGGGGGCCTCCTCTACGGCCGGACGAAGCTGGTCGGAATCGTGCTGTTCGCGTTCGTGGCGATGGTGGCCGGGGTCGGTATCCAGCAGTACAGCGTCCTGGACACGCCCCTGCGACGGCTGTGGGCCTACGGGCTCACGAGCGGGGCGATGCTCGCCAGCGCCGCCGCGCTCCTGGCACCGAAAGCCATCCTGCAACATCCCGAGTACGGCGGATTCGCCATCGCCTTCGGCTACCTGTCGGGCTACGCCGGGCACGAACTCGGACACCATCTCTCACACCGCAGCCTGCCGGTAAACGGTACCGTGGCGGAACTGACGGTGCACGCGATGCTCGCGGGGAGTATCATGGGCGTCGTCTACGGCACCCTCCCGTCGCTCACGCCGCTTTTCGGCTACGGAATCGTCGCTCACAAACTCCCGGCGGGGTTCAGCGGCGCGGAGACACTCGACCGCGACGACCTCCCGCTCGTCGTGATGGCCCTGCCCGCCGCTGCCGTCGGCCTCGTGGCTATCCCCCTGTCCATCTCGACGCCTGCACTGGGATCGGTCATCAAGGCACTCTTCTACGGCGTCTCCACCGGCGTGTTCGCACACGTCGCCATCGACATGATTCCGGAGTGTTCCGGCGGTGGCTCCGGCCACGGCCACGGCGAGGTCGCCTGCGGTCCCCAGCCAGACACGCAGCGACGACACGCCGTGTTCAGCACTCTCAGCGGTGCCGGCGCGCTTTTCGTCGTCTGGCAGGTGCTCGCCGCAATCTGA
- a CDS encoding HalOD1 output domain-containing protein: MRFSQTDGGDHTRRIRSDETPIEAIVQALESVSGRAPDDLAPLHSAVETDALERLFRSAKDEPVAPFRLSFTYDDYEVSVNRSTVRLTDLSDRRIS, translated from the coding sequence ATGCGATTCTCGCAAACAGACGGTGGAGACCATACCAGGCGGATTCGGTCCGACGAGACGCCCATCGAGGCGATTGTCCAGGCGCTGGAGAGCGTTTCGGGACGTGCGCCGGACGACCTGGCCCCGCTGCACAGCGCCGTCGAGACCGACGCGCTGGAGCGGCTGTTCCGCAGCGCGAAAGACGAACCGGTCGCGCCGTTTCGCCTCAGCTTCACCTACGACGACTACGAGGTCTCCGTGAATCGCTCGACGGTCCGGCTGACAGACCTGTCCGACCGTCGCATCTCGTAG